The sequence TCGACATTCCTCCACGTTGTGCGTTGCACCCGGGGACCGCCCGCGCCACCGCGCGCACGGCCGGATGATATTCAAAGATTCCGGGCCGTTCCCCTGGAGGGGGAGACATCCTCCCCCTCCGTACTGCCGCCGCACCCAACGGTTCGCGTCCTGTTCACTTCCCGTGGAATGCGGACAAATACCAAAATTCAAGAAACAGGATACCGCGGCTATAGAGAAACCACGGCTGAAATCTTTTTGGCCAATTCCACCAAATAACCGACGAACCTGGCCTCGAATTCCTTCATGGAATACTGGTCCGTGGTGGAGTCGAAGCTGACGCCACCAACCACCTTGCCAGTGCGCAAAGAAAACAGGGGAGCTCCAATGGCTATGAGCCCGGGCACGAACTCCTCGTTGTTGACCGAATACCCCTTCTCACGCGCCGTTTTGAGGTCAGCCAGAAGTTCGCTCTTGTCCGTGATGGTCTTCTCGGTTTTGGCTGTAAGGTCCAGACGGTCGAGAAGCTGGTTTAAGTCCGTAGGGTCCATAAAGGCCATGGCCGCCTTGCCCGTGGCCAAATAATAGGGCTCGGAGGAATAGCTGAAGGAGCGAAACACCGAGGTGTCCTTGGATTCGTGCCTGTAGATGAGGTAGATGGCGTCTCCGGCCACAATACCCACGTCAACGTGGACGCCGTGTTTGCGGAAGGCCTCTTCCACGAACGGCTTCACCTGCTGCACCATCTCGCTCTTTTCCATAATGGAATGAGCCAGCGAGAGGGAGCGCACTCCCAGATGGTACAAGCCGGTTCGCTCGTCGCGGCGCAGGTAGCCCAGCTCGCGGAAAGTATTGACGTAGCGGTAGACGGAGGTCTTGTTGAGGCTGACCCTGCCGGCGATCTGGCTTAAGGTGAACCCCGCATCCTCGACGCCGAAGATGTCCAGGATTCTCAGTCCCTTTGCCAGAGTTTCCGAGGCGTTGTCCTTCCCCTTCACGAGCGTGCTCCTGAAACCGGATTGTAGCGAAATGATTTGGAATATCAGCGTGCTCGCCGCGCCCAGGCCGTTTCTCTCAGCGAAACGATTGATGCACAGCAGGAACGATCTATTCCTTTCAGGGCGACTTTGTCAACAAAGTTACGATCAACAATTCCGTTAAATTGGCGAGACTCACCCCGCCACCGAATCGCGAGTTCGCGCAGCCTGCACCAAGATGACGTACAGCCAGAAGCATTTGGGATCACGCCATTTTTGACCAAGCTTTTCCCGGATTCAGCAGCAATAAAATGGCGCCGACCTCCGAATACCGGAGACCGGCGCCATAAAAGGGATCACAAAGATTCACTCCCCGAAGCGAACGACCAGAGGGGAGCGCCCTTCCGGCGACCCGGGACATCGTCCCTCTTTTACTCAGTCCAATCCAGGATGACCTTGCCGCTTGATCCGCTCATCATCGCTTCGAAGCCTTTCTCAAACTCCTCGGCCGCGAAGCGGTGGGTGATTACGGAGCTTATGTCCAGGCCGCTTTGGAGCATGGCCACCATCTTGTACCAGGTCTCGAACATCTCGCGCCCGTAAATGCCCTTTATTTCAAGCCCCTTGAAAATCACATGATTCCAGTCGATGGCCGTGTTCGCAGGCGGAATCCCCAAAAGCGCGACCTTGCCGCCATGGTTCATGTTCTCCAGCATGGACACAAAGGCCTGCGGGGCGCCGGACATCTCCAGGCCCACGTCAAACCCCTCGGTCATGCGAAGTTCCTGCATCACTTCGGGAAGCTGCTGCCGGGCGACGTTCACTGCCCGGGTGGCGCCCATGTTGCGGGCCAAATCCAAACGGTAGTCGTTCACGTCGGTTATGACCACATGGCGCGCGCCGACATGCCGACAGATGGCCACGGCCATGATTCCTATGGGTCCGGCGCCGGTAATGAGCACGTCCTCGCCCACCAGATCGAAGGACAGGGCGGTGTGGGCCGCGTTTCCGAAGGGATCGAAAATGGCGGCCAGGTCGTCGCTTATGTCGTCGGGAATCTTGAAGGCGTTGAAGGCCGGTATGGCCAGATACTCCGCGAAGCATCCAGGCCTGTTCACCCCCACTCCGAAAGTGTTGCGGCACAGGTGCCTGCGCCCGGCTCGGCAGTTGCGGCAGAACCCGCAGGTCACATGGCCCTCGCCGGAAACCCGGTCGCCTATTTCAAAGCCGCGCACCTCCTGGCCGATCTGCACGATCTCGCCAACATACTCGTGCCCCACGTGCATGGGGACGGGGATGGTCTTCTGGGCCCATTCGTCCCATTTCCAGATGTGCACGTCCGTGCCGCAGATGGCGGTCTTTTTGATCTTGATGAGAACGTCGTTGTGCCCCACTTCGGGCTTGGCGGTCCGGATGAGCTTGAGTCCGGGACCGCGCTCGGTCTTGGCTAGCGCTTTCATATGGTGTGTCGCCTTGTCGTTTGCCTATTGTATCGCGCCCAGGGTCTTGCCCACTTTGGCGAAGGCCGCCACGCAGCGGTCGATCTGTTCGGGGGAATGGGCCGCGCTCATCTGGGTGCGGATGCGCGCCTTGCCCTTGGGCACCACGGGGTAGGAGAACCCGACAACGTAAATCCCTTCCTTAAGGAGTTCCTCCGCCATGCGCCCGGCCAGCACGGCATCGCCCAGCATGACGGGGATGATGGGGTGATCACTGCCGGCCAGGGTGAATCCCAGCGCGGACATGCCGGCCCTGAACCTGGCCGCGTTTTCGCGCACCCGGTCGCGAAGCCCGGCCCCTTCCCCGCTGCCCAGCAGCTCGAGCACCGCCAGGGAGGCGGCCGCGATGGACGGGGCCAGGGAATTGGAGAAGAGATACGGACGGGAACGCTGGCGCAGAAGCTCCACTATCTCCCTTCGCCCTGAGGTGTAGCCGCCGGACGCGCCGCCCAGGGCCTTGCCCAGGGTGCCGGTGATGATGTCCACCCGCCCCAGCACACCGCAATGCTCGGGCGTGCCGCGTCCTCCCTGGCCTATGAACCCCACGGCATGGGAGTCGTCCACCATGACCAGGGCGCCGTACTTGTCGGCCAAGTCGCAGACGCTCTTCAAGTCGGCGATGATGCCGTCCATGGAGAAGACTCCGTCCGTGGCGATCAGCTTGAACCGCGCTCCTTCCGCATCGGCCTGCCTGAGCTTGGCTTCCAGGTCGGCCATGTCGTTGTTTGCGTAGCGAAAGCGCTTGGCCTTGCACAGGCGTACGCCGTCTATGATGGAGGCGTGATTGAGTTCGTCGGAGATCACGGCATCTTCCGCGGAAAGGATGGTCTCGAACAGCCCCCCATTGGCGTCGAAACAGCTGGAATAGAGTATGGTGTCGTCGGTTTGAAGGAACTCCGACACCGCTGCTTCAAGCTTTTTATGAACCGTCTGGGTGCCGCAGATGAACCTGACGGAAGCCATGCCGAAGCCGTAACGGTCCAGGCCGTCTTTGGCGGCCTTTATGAGCCGGGCATCGTCGGCCAGGCCCAGGTAGTTGTTGGCGCAGAAATTCAGCACATCCTGCCCAGCCGCCAGGTGAATGCTGGAGGACTGGGGACTCTCTATCACGCGCTCGGATTTATAAAAGCCGTCAGCGCGTACCTGCTCCACGGTTTGGCGCAGTTGGTTCAGGAATTTTTCACGCATTGGGTGCTCCTT is a genomic window of Desulfovibrio sp. containing:
- a CDS encoding IclR family transcriptional regulator, which codes for MKGKDNASETLAKGLRILDIFGVEDAGFTLSQIAGRVSLNKTSVYRYVNTFRELGYLRRDERTGLYHLGVRSLSLAHSIMEKSEMVQQVKPFVEEAFRKHGVHVDVGIVAGDAIYLIYRHESKDTSVFRSFSYSSEPYYLATGKAAMAFMDPTDLNQLLDRLDLTAKTEKTITDKSELLADLKTAREKGYSVNNEEFVPGLIAIGAPLFSLRTGKVVGGVSFDSTTDQYSMKEFEARFVGYLVELAKKISAVVSL
- the tdh gene encoding L-threonine 3-dehydrogenase, with product MKALAKTERGPGLKLIRTAKPEVGHNDVLIKIKKTAICGTDVHIWKWDEWAQKTIPVPMHVGHEYVGEIVQIGQEVRGFEIGDRVSGEGHVTCGFCRNCRAGRRHLCRNTFGVGVNRPGCFAEYLAIPAFNAFKIPDDISDDLAAIFDPFGNAAHTALSFDLVGEDVLITGAGPIGIMAVAICRHVGARHVVITDVNDYRLDLARNMGATRAVNVARQQLPEVMQELRMTEGFDVGLEMSGAPQAFVSMLENMNHGGKVALLGIPPANTAIDWNHVIFKGLEIKGIYGREMFETWYKMVAMLQSGLDISSVITHRFAAEEFEKGFEAMMSGSSGKVILDWTE
- a CDS encoding glycine C-acetyltransferase; protein product: MREKFLNQLRQTVEQVRADGFYKSERVIESPQSSSIHLAAGQDVLNFCANNYLGLADDARLIKAAKDGLDRYGFGMASVRFICGTQTVHKKLEAAVSEFLQTDDTILYSSCFDANGGLFETILSAEDAVISDELNHASIIDGVRLCKAKRFRYANNDMADLEAKLRQADAEGARFKLIATDGVFSMDGIIADLKSVCDLADKYGALVMVDDSHAVGFIGQGGRGTPEHCGVLGRVDIITGTLGKALGGASGGYTSGRREIVELLRQRSRPYLFSNSLAPSIAAASLAVLELLGSGEGAGLRDRVRENAARFRAGMSALGFTLAGSDHPIIPVMLGDAVLAGRMAEELLKEGIYVVGFSYPVVPKGKARIRTQMSAAHSPEQIDRCVAAFAKVGKTLGAIQ